A single window of Nicotiana sylvestris chromosome 5, ASM39365v2, whole genome shotgun sequence DNA harbors:
- the LOC138869108 gene encoding uncharacterized protein: MSEIREFKQCVEECTLQDIKSSGAFFTWNNKHGGDDRVYSRIGRVLVNNEWILALPNSEVYYRNEGTFDYCPAIISWVGEQKKQYMFRYFNMWSLAPDYMEKVKQGWKTTKKGTKMYKLVGKLNSLKSKLSQLNRERFSQIEKQTNQIQEELMQWQQRLQQMPSN, from the coding sequence ATGTCAGAAATAAGAGAGTTCAAACAATGTGTTGAGGAATGTACCTTGCAGGATATAAAATCTTCAGGGGCTTTCTTTACATGGAACAATAAACATGGTGGAGATGATAGAGTATATAGTAGAATTGGTAGGGTGTTGGTGAATAATGAATGGATATTGGCTCTTCCAAATTCAGAGGTGTATTATAGGAATGAAGGGACTTTTGATTATTGCCCTGCTATAATAAGTTGGGTAGGAGAGCAGAAGAAGCAATATATGTTCAGATATTTCAATATGTGGAGTTTGGCACCAGACTATATGGAGAAGGTTAAACAAGGATGGAAGACAACAAAAAAGGGAACCAAAATGTATAAATTGGTAGGGAAATTGAATAGCTTGAAGAGTAAACTAAGTCAGCTGAATAGGGAGAGATTTAGTCAAATTGAAAAGCAGACTAATCAAATACAAGAAGAGTTGATGCAATGGCAGCAAAGATTGCAGCAGATGCCTTCGAACTAG
- the LOC138869109 gene encoding uncharacterized protein, whose protein sequence is MEENPFANIDEYIEYTNAIVPPVVGAATFKVEHGLILMLKAEGFFRNSTDDDPTQHLRKFLGVCAMHKQNNVSNDALRLRVLKYSLVGDARKWLQNMPPNSIHSWPELVRAFLAKWFPQSKKSELQDKIIFFKQVPGEHLHEPWDRFKLYLVRSPSHGFLDYILLEKFYMGLDPMNQSTAKNASDGSFMDKSITRVTQILDKMAKHNQAWHSKDTTGGIAYGSSSLTTMIKENQERDQVIAGLATNVNMLTKMFTERQTKKVNVVEDVQPISNEDFEEANYANNSQGGYQRQQYQGQGQQNQWRPHPQGQGNQQWRNDQGGSNQGNWNNNNNFSNRSSNSYVPPKGQYSNQGSSSDSKMESMLERVLQNKEKSDTSMSNMTKLVGSHTASIQKLEMQMRDLYRRKIRSKKGHFQLTQLRT, encoded by the coding sequence ATGGAGGAAAATCCTTTTGCGAACATAGATGAGTACATCGAGTatacaaatgctattgtacctccGGTTGTTGGTGCTGCAACTTTCAAGgtggaacatggtttaatcctTATGCTCAAAGCGGAGGGGTTTTTCAGGAATTCCACTGATGATGATCCGACACAACATCTTAGAAAATTCTTGGGTGTGTGTGCGATGCATAAGCAGAACAACGTCTCTAATGATGCCCTAAGGTTGAGGGTGTTGAAGTACTCACTAGTTGGGGACGCAAGGAAATGGCTTCAAAATATGCCACCAAACTCCATTCATTCTTGGCCTGAACTTGTCCGAGCATTCTTAGCTAAATGGTTCCCACAAAGCAAGAAGTCTGAGCTCCaagataaaattatatttttcaagcAAGTACCGGGAGAACATCTACATGAGCCATGGGATCGATTCAAGTTATATTTGGTGAGGTCTCCCAGCCATGGTTTTCTGGATTATATCTTGTTGGAAAAATTCTACATGGGTTTGGATCCTATGAACCAATCTACAGCAAAGAATGCATCTGATGGATCTTTCATGGACAAATCAATCACAAGAGTCACACAAATACTTGACAAAATGGCAAAACATAATCAAGCATGGCACTCAAAAGACACCACAGGTGGAATTGCATATGGTTCTTCTTCCTTGACCACCATGATCAAGGAAAATCAAGAGAGAGATCAAGTGATTGCAGGGCTTGCCACAAATGTCAATATGTTGACAAAGATGTTCACCGAAAGACAAACAAAGAAGGTAAATGTGGTTGAGGATGTGCAACCCATATCAAATGAAGACTTTGAGGAGGCAAACTATGCCAACAACTCTCAAGGAGGTtatcaaaggcaacaataccaaggtcaaggacaacaaaatcaatggaggcctcacccgcaagggcaaggcaaccaacagtggcgaaatgaccaaggtggctcaaatcaaggaaattggaacaacaacaacaacttctcaaatcggaGTTCAAACTCGTACGTTCCTCCAAAGGgtcaatattcaaatcaaggttcctcAAGTGATTCCAAGATGGAAAGCATGCTTGAACGGGTATTGCAAAATAAAGAGAAGTCTGACACTTCTATGAGTAATATGACCAAGCTTGTTGGCTCTCATACTGCGtccattcaaaaattggagatgcaaatgagagaccTCTATAGGAGAAAAATCCGAAGCAAAAAGGGACACTTCCAACTGACACAATTGCGAACATAA